The following are from one region of the Maribacter aquivivus genome:
- the ppk1 gene encoding polyphosphate kinase 1 — MKKDNLKHRDINWLFFNERVLLEAKSTDTPLLERLKFLAIFSSNLDEYFKVRVSQLRQIKHLDKKFRKKLMFKANSTLQHILKTINEQQVEFGKVIKATLSELEEHNIYVRNTSNFTNEQKQFLESLFDESIKEFCSVHKENLELTDGALYLTVTHSGHNYSIVEIPTENQDRFIALPGDGHQFCYLDDIIRFNIQKLLPNKEINACYSIKLSRDAELYLEDDYSDLELVEKIYNSLDKRLSGQATRLLYDETMPSWLIEALKTDFKLGSVDLSPGGAYHNLSDFFSFPLPKGTERLQYQEKPALPHPELSYSKNIFESISKKDQLVHFPYQDFKVVEEFLTTAATDPQVIAIKMTIYRIAKSSSLADAILTALDNNKKVTLFVEAQARFDEANNIKWGRIFEEKGAKVIFSIPQVKVHSKIAMVYRNEDDKVKRYSYIGTGNFNAKTSKIYCDHGLFTADKKITKDLGQVFQVLERKIIVPKLKRLLVSPFTTRITFLNLIQNEINAAREGKKASITAKMNSLEDSNMIKALYRAVNAGVDVRLIIRGFCCYLTANDDVNEGMKDNIYITSIVDRYLEHGRIYLFENGGDQLMYIGSADWMTRNLDRRIEVLTPILDPDIFDELKHILTLQLNDNQKARVLDLENSNKKVAQAPGQEDIRSQYAIYDYLKNKLDENR; from the coding sequence ATGAAAAAAGACAACCTGAAGCATAGAGATATTAATTGGCTCTTTTTCAATGAACGTGTTTTACTTGAAGCTAAAAGTACCGACACGCCATTGTTAGAGCGATTAAAATTCTTAGCTATTTTTTCTTCAAATTTAGATGAGTACTTTAAAGTGCGTGTTTCTCAACTTCGACAAATAAAGCATTTAGACAAAAAGTTTCGAAAGAAACTAATGTTCAAAGCAAATAGTACATTACAACATATTCTAAAAACAATCAATGAGCAACAGGTTGAGTTTGGTAAAGTAATTAAAGCGACCCTTTCTGAACTTGAAGAACATAATATTTATGTTCGCAACACATCTAACTTTACAAACGAACAAAAACAATTCTTAGAATCGTTGTTCGATGAGAGTATTAAAGAATTTTGTTCGGTACATAAAGAAAACTTAGAATTAACCGATGGGGCACTATATTTAACAGTTACACACTCAGGTCACAATTACAGCATTGTTGAAATACCGACTGAAAACCAAGATCGCTTTATAGCTTTACCAGGTGACGGACATCAATTTTGCTATTTAGATGATATTATTAGGTTTAACATTCAAAAGTTATTGCCCAATAAAGAAATTAATGCCTGCTACTCTATCAAACTTTCCAGGGATGCCGAATTGTATTTGGAAGACGACTATTCTGATCTAGAATTAGTAGAGAAGATTTATAATTCATTGGACAAACGCTTATCAGGACAAGCCACAAGGCTTCTTTACGATGAAACTATGCCTAGTTGGTTAATAGAAGCTTTAAAAACGGACTTCAAGTTGGGATCGGTTGATTTATCACCCGGTGGAGCATATCACAATTTATCCGACTTCTTTTCTTTTCCACTTCCAAAAGGCACAGAACGCCTACAATATCAAGAAAAACCGGCTTTACCACATCCTGAGTTAAGCTATTCCAAGAATATCTTTGAAAGCATTTCCAAAAAAGACCAATTGGTACATTTTCCGTATCAAGATTTTAAGGTAGTCGAAGAATTTTTGACCACCGCAGCTACAGATCCACAGGTTATTGCTATAAAAATGACTATTTATCGCATTGCAAAGTCGTCTTCTCTTGCAGATGCTATTTTAACTGCATTAGATAACAACAAAAAAGTAACCTTATTTGTTGAAGCCCAAGCTCGATTCGATGAGGCAAATAATATAAAATGGGGACGAATTTTCGAGGAAAAAGGAGCCAAAGTAATTTTTAGTATTCCACAAGTAAAGGTGCATTCAAAAATAGCAATGGTCTATCGTAACGAAGATGACAAGGTAAAACGTTACTCTTACATCGGAACTGGTAATTTCAATGCTAAAACTTCTAAAATATATTGTGACCACGGACTCTTTACTGCTGACAAGAAGATTACGAAAGACTTAGGTCAAGTGTTTCAGGTATTGGAAAGAAAAATAATAGTACCAAAGTTGAAACGCTTATTGGTATCGCCTTTTACAACCAGAATTACCTTTTTAAATCTTATTCAAAACGAGATCAATGCTGCTCGCGAGGGCAAAAAGGCTTCCATTACCGCTAAAATGAACAGTCTTGAAGACTCTAATATGATAAAGGCCTTATATAGAGCGGTAAATGCTGGTGTTGATGTTCGCCTTATTATCAGAGGGTTTTGTTGTTACCTAACAGCGAACGACGACGTTAATGAGGGAATGAAAGACAATATTTACATTACAAGTATTGTGGACCGATATTTAGAACATGGTAGAATTTACCTTTTTGAAAATGGTGGAGACCAACTCATGTATATTGGTTCTGCAGATTGGATGACCCGAAACCTAGATAGACGAATAGAAGTGTTGACACCTATTCTAGACCCTGACATTTTTGATGAGTTAAAACATATTCTAACGCTACAGCTAAATGACAACCAAAAAGCACGTGTGTTAGATTTAGAAAACTCCAATAAAAAAGTTGCTCAGGCTCCTGGTCAGGAAGATATACGCTCTCAATATGCCATTTACGATTACCTTAAAAATAAATTAGATGAAAACCGTTAA
- a CDS encoding substrate-binding domain-containing protein, giving the protein MKTVKIIGVPEHFNLPWHLAIEEGAFKERGINLEWTEVPEGTGRMSEMLKNEDTDLAIILTEGIVKSITEGNEVKIIQEYIASPLLWGIHVDANSSYSALNDLKDTTAAISRYGSGSHLMSYVQATNMGWDTDNLKFNLINNLDGAVEGLSSGTADYFMWERFTTKPLVDSGVFKHLGNCPTPWPCFVLVGTNSFLKENEGLLKHILEIINMYTVEFKQIPRIDSTLANRYHQKLEDIQEWLQITEWSQKQLPESTLIKVQNTLKELNLIDKIIPVSEILK; this is encoded by the coding sequence ATGAAAACCGTTAAGATTATTGGTGTACCAGAACATTTTAACCTTCCGTGGCATTTAGCTATAGAAGAAGGTGCTTTTAAAGAAAGAGGCATCAACTTAGAATGGACAGAAGTGCCCGAAGGTACTGGTAGAATGAGCGAAATGCTTAAAAATGAGGATACTGACCTAGCTATTATCTTAACTGAGGGGATCGTAAAAAGCATAACCGAAGGTAATGAGGTGAAAATTATTCAAGAATACATTGCCTCACCCCTACTTTGGGGAATTCATGTGGACGCCAATAGTTCGTATAGCGCTCTAAATGATTTAAAGGACACTACAGCTGCAATTAGTCGTTACGGTAGCGGTAGCCACCTAATGTCTTACGTTCAGGCTACAAATATGGGCTGGGACACTGACAATTTAAAATTCAATTTAATAAATAATCTTGATGGTGCTGTTGAAGGTTTGTCTTCTGGCACTGCAGATTATTTTATGTGGGAGCGTTTTACAACAAAACCGCTTGTGGATAGTGGTGTATTTAAGCATTTAGGAAATTGCCCTACACCATGGCCATGTTTTGTTTTAGTCGGAACTAATTCGTTTTTGAAGGAAAATGAGGGATTATTAAAGCATATTCTTGAAATCATCAATATGTATACGGTTGAATTCAAACAAATTCCAAGAATTGATTCTACGTTAGCAAACCGATACCATCAAAAATTAGAAGACATACAAGAATGGCTTCAAATTACAGAATGGAGCCAAAAACAATTACCAGAATCTACATTGATTAAAGTTCAAAATACACTAAAAGAACTTAATTTAATAGATAAAATAATCCCAGTTTCAGAAATTCTAAAGTAA
- a CDS encoding response regulator, with the protein MNNLERLNTILLVDDDDASNFLHSIFINKLDMDVNINSALNGQEAIDFILGKGQEKLELPCMVMLDLRMPVMDGWQFMDAYEELVPKKLKDQITIVLVTISDNKEDKERAVANQYIADFAQKPLSDETFKALIQKHYNLAAI; encoded by the coding sequence ATGAATAACTTAGAAAGGTTAAATACTATTTTACTTGTAGATGATGATGATGCAAGTAACTTCTTACATTCCATCTTTATCAATAAATTAGATATGGATGTGAATATTAATTCTGCTCTTAATGGTCAAGAAGCTATTGATTTTATTCTTGGTAAAGGTCAAGAGAAATTAGAATTGCCGTGTATGGTCATGTTAGACTTAAGAATGCCTGTTATGGATGGGTGGCAGTTTATGGATGCTTACGAAGAGTTGGTGCCTAAAAAACTAAAGGATCAAATTACCATTGTACTTGTTACAATAAGCGATAATAAAGAGGATAAAGAACGTGCTGTCGCTAATCAGTATATAGCTGATTTTGCACAAAAGCCACTTTCTGATGAAACTTTTAAAGCTTTAATTCAAAAACATTACAACTTAGCAGCTATCTAA
- a CDS encoding uracil-DNA glycosylase: MDIDLVKSWKDQLQPEFDKPYFKDLMQFVEREYEEHTCYPEYVDIFSAFNHCEFEDTKVVIIGQDPYHGPNQANGLCFSVKDGIKHPPSLINIFKEIESDLGIPYPESGNLERWAKQGVLLLNATLTVRAHEAGSHQKHGWEVFTDAVISKLSENSEHVVFMLWGGYAKKKAKLIDAERHYLLTSGHPSPLSANRGYWFGNKHFSSCNKILGDLGNKNIVW, encoded by the coding sequence ATGGATATTGATTTGGTTAAGAGTTGGAAAGATCAGTTGCAGCCAGAATTTGACAAGCCCTATTTTAAAGATTTAATGCAATTTGTTGAGCGTGAATATGAGGAGCATACTTGTTATCCGGAGTATGTTGATATATTTTCAGCTTTTAATCATTGCGAATTTGAAGACACAAAAGTGGTTATCATTGGCCAAGACCCTTATCATGGTCCTAATCAAGCAAATGGTTTATGTTTTTCAGTAAAGGATGGTATTAAACATCCACCTTCATTAATCAATATTTTTAAAGAAATTGAGAGTGATTTAGGTATTCCTTACCCTGAAAGTGGAAACCTTGAACGTTGGGCTAAACAGGGCGTTCTGTTATTAAATGCAACTCTTACGGTAAGAGCTCATGAGGCCGGAAGCCATCAAAAACATGGTTGGGAGGTTTTTACAGATGCGGTGATTTCAAAACTATCAGAAAATAGCGAACATGTTGTTTTTATGCTTTGGGGTGGTTATGCTAAGAAAAAAGCAAAACTTATTGATGCAGAGCGGCATTATTTATTGACATCTGGTCATCCATCGCCGTTAAGTGCCAATAGAGGATATTGGTTTGGAAACAAGCATTTTTCATCTTGCAATAAAATACTAGGTGATTTAGGCAATAAAAATATAGTGTGGTAA
- a CDS encoding endonuclease MutS2, giving the protein MANIHSKTLQDLEFPSVLKQVSARCHTELGKEAALEIAPFITDEVIKVELGKTAEYLSSVISENRIPNHGFDAINADLKLLKIENTTLELQGFKRIASICTTVAQHQKFFKKFKEYYPLFYDFALKLEQNAEIPILINNVIDRFGEVKDNASDELFSIRRQINMVRGKISQSFGSALNTYQASDYLDEIRESVVENRRVLAVKAMYRKKVKGAVMGTSKTGSIVYIEPEAALKYSRELNNLEFEEKEEVQRILKQLTNQIRPFRALLSDYQDFLTQVDVIAAKAKHAEDIDALLPKINSNNRLYLRDAYHPLLFLNNKRKNEKTYPQTIELHQENRIIVISGPNAGGKSITLKTIGLLQVMLQSGMLIPVHERSEVCFFKKILTDIGDNQSIENHLSTYSYRLKNMNQFLKRCDHNTLFLIDEFGTGSDPELGGALAEAFLEVFYERGSFGVITTHYANLKALANELPHVTNANMLFDGKTLEPTFQLILGQAGSSFTFEVAQKNGIPYSLINKAKKKIERGKVRFDATIAKLQKERSKMAETGSRLKEEETKARGENERLEKLNAKIKSKLENYQELYDHDQRMIQLGNKVNVAADKYFQDNKKRPLVSELLRIVETENSKRKKKTANQAKAERVKKAKVAEEVQKEVKVIREKKKVEKKKAIFKEKNKPRPVFNIGDRVRMLDGKAVGSIDSLEKGKAIVNYGIFTTNVSVDQLEMVERKK; this is encoded by the coding sequence GTGGCTAACATACATTCCAAAACATTACAAGACTTAGAATTTCCTTCTGTATTAAAACAAGTTTCAGCGCGTTGCCATACGGAATTAGGTAAAGAAGCTGCATTAGAAATTGCACCATTTATCACTGACGAGGTAATTAAAGTAGAACTTGGCAAAACAGCCGAATATCTATCTTCAGTTATTAGTGAAAACCGAATTCCTAATCATGGTTTCGATGCTATTAATGCTGACTTGAAGCTTCTTAAGATTGAAAATACAACCTTAGAACTACAAGGCTTCAAAAGAATAGCGAGCATTTGTACTACAGTTGCACAACACCAAAAATTCTTTAAAAAATTCAAGGAATATTATCCTCTGTTTTATGATTTTGCCTTAAAACTGGAGCAGAACGCTGAAATTCCAATTTTGATCAATAATGTAATTGACCGCTTTGGCGAAGTAAAAGACAACGCTTCAGATGAATTATTTAGCATAAGAAGGCAAATAAACATGGTTCGAGGTAAAATAAGTCAAAGCTTTGGCTCTGCCTTAAACACCTACCAAGCATCAGATTATTTGGATGAGATTAGAGAGTCTGTAGTGGAGAATAGACGTGTTTTAGCGGTTAAAGCCATGTATCGCAAGAAAGTTAAGGGTGCCGTTATGGGTACATCAAAAACTGGAAGCATCGTTTACATAGAACCTGAAGCTGCTTTGAAATACAGTAGAGAACTCAATAACTTAGAGTTTGAAGAAAAGGAAGAAGTACAACGTATTCTTAAGCAACTAACAAATCAAATAAGACCATTTAGAGCGCTTTTAAGCGATTATCAAGATTTTTTAACGCAAGTGGACGTTATTGCTGCAAAAGCCAAGCACGCAGAAGATATTGATGCCCTACTGCCAAAAATTAACTCAAATAATAGATTGTATTTGCGAGATGCATATCATCCGCTATTGTTTTTGAATAATAAGCGCAAGAATGAAAAGACTTATCCGCAAACAATTGAATTACATCAAGAAAACAGAATTATAGTTATCTCCGGACCCAATGCAGGTGGTAAAAGTATTACGTTAAAAACTATTGGTTTACTTCAAGTAATGCTTCAAAGCGGAATGTTGATTCCTGTACATGAAAGAAGTGAAGTTTGCTTCTTCAAAAAGATTTTAACAGATATTGGCGATAACCAAAGTATTGAAAATCATTTAAGTACATACAGTTACCGCTTAAAGAACATGAACCAATTTCTAAAGCGTTGTGATCATAACACCCTTTTCCTAATCGATGAATTTGGTACCGGTAGTGATCCTGAATTAGGTGGTGCTTTGGCAGAAGCATTTTTGGAAGTCTTTTATGAAAGAGGTTCATTTGGCGTTATTACCACACACTATGCAAATCTAAAAGCCTTGGCAAACGAATTGCCACATGTAACCAATGCCAATATGCTATTTGATGGTAAAACACTAGAACCAACATTTCAACTGATCTTAGGGCAAGCCGGTAGTTCTTTTACATTTGAGGTGGCGCAGAAGAACGGAATCCCCTACTCGCTTATTAATAAAGCGAAGAAGAAAATAGAAAGAGGCAAGGTTCGTTTTGATGCTACGATTGCCAAACTACAAAAAGAGCGTAGTAAAATGGCTGAAACTGGATCAAGGCTAAAAGAAGAGGAAACAAAAGCGAGAGGAGAAAACGAAAGATTAGAAAAGCTGAACGCTAAAATCAAATCTAAACTCGAAAACTATCAAGAGCTATACGATCACGATCAACGTATGATACAATTGGGCAACAAAGTAAATGTTGCTGCCGATAAGTATTTTCAAGATAACAAGAAACGTCCTTTAGTTTCTGAGCTTTTGAGAATCGTTGAAACAGAGAATAGTAAAAGAAAGAAGAAGACCGCTAATCAAGCAAAGGCAGAACGCGTTAAGAAAGCCAAAGTCGCAGAAGAAGTTCAAAAAGAAGTGAAGGTTATTCGAGAAAAAAAGAAAGTGGAAAAGAAGAAAGCCATCTTTAAGGAAAAAAATAAGCCAAGACCTGTATTTAATATTGGTGACCGAGTACGTATGTTAGATGGGAAAGCAGTTGGTAGTATTGATTCTCTTGAAAAAGGTAAGGCTATTGTTAATTATGGCATATTTACAACAAACGTAAGTGTAGACCAGCTTGAAATGGTTGAAAGAAAGAAATAA
- a CDS encoding thiol-disulfide oxidoreductase DCC family protein, whose protein sequence is MNSNKKIILFDGVCNLCNSSVQFAIKRDEHDIFRYAAIQSETGKRLLTERNIDTNEIDSIILIEPNIAYYTKSTAALEIGKDLKGLGTISTILLWLPESIRNIVYDFVAANRYKWYGKKDACIIPTEELKSKFI, encoded by the coding sequence GTGAATTCAAATAAAAAAATCATTCTTTTTGATGGTGTATGCAACTTATGCAACAGCAGTGTTCAGTTTGCTATAAAACGAGATGAACATGATATTTTTAGATATGCTGCCATACAAAGTGAAACAGGAAAAAGGCTATTAACCGAACGTAATATCGATACTAATGAAATCGATTCCATAATTCTAATAGAACCAAATATTGCTTATTACACCAAATCAACAGCTGCACTTGAAATTGGTAAGGATCTGAAAGGACTTGGCACCATATCTACCATTTTACTGTGGCTACCAGAGTCTATTAGAAATATCGTATACGATTTTGTTGCCGCCAATAGATACAAATGGTACGGTAAAAAAGATGCCTGCATAATTCCTACTGAAGAATTAAAGAGCAAATTCATTTAA
- a CDS encoding AsmA family protein, translated as MSELKRRRYKKKRYAVPVILIILLIIIRLSLPYLIKNYVNKVLADIPGYYGQVEDIDLSIIRGAYTIHGMYLNTVNGNTELPFLDFKKTDISVEWNALFHGKIVSEIEMTEPTILYVFEDQQDTTGVADTEDWSKALTDLVPIDINQLTIENGKFAFLQLQADPNIDLHLANVQLSASNLRNVVEKSRTLPSNIHATASSIGNGNVILDGDMNLVKEIPDMDISFSLENANAKALNDFTNYYAGIDFDEGSFDLYGELAIADGYMKGSFKPILKNAKLIGKDDGFLQTLWEGFVGFFKFVLKNHKKDTLATKIPVEGDLNNVKTKIWPTVTRIFRNAWIQAYKDVVDDDLNYQDATEGADKLNNKKSKKQ; from the coding sequence ATGAGCGAATTAAAAAGAAGACGATATAAAAAGAAAAGATATGCAGTGCCGGTTATTCTTATCATTTTACTTATTATAATTCGTTTATCTCTCCCCTACCTTATTAAGAATTACGTAAACAAAGTTCTTGCAGACATACCCGGTTACTACGGTCAAGTAGAAGATATTGACTTATCTATTATTCGCGGAGCTTACACCATACACGGCATGTACTTAAATACAGTCAATGGCAATACTGAACTTCCTTTTTTAGACTTTAAGAAAACCGACATTTCAGTAGAATGGAATGCACTTTTTCATGGTAAAATAGTTAGTGAAATTGAAATGACAGAACCTACCATATTATATGTATTTGAAGATCAACAGGACACCACTGGAGTTGCCGATACTGAAGACTGGTCTAAAGCGCTAACCGATTTGGTGCCTATTGACATTAACCAACTGACGATTGAAAATGGAAAATTCGCTTTTTTACAATTACAAGCTGATCCAAATATTGATTTACACTTGGCTAACGTTCAATTATCAGCTTCTAACCTTCGAAATGTAGTGGAAAAATCGAGAACATTACCTTCAAATATACACGCTACAGCATCATCTATAGGTAATGGAAATGTGATACTAGATGGAGATATGAATTTAGTAAAGGAAATTCCCGATATGGATATTTCTTTTAGTCTAGAAAATGCGAATGCGAAGGCACTTAATGATTTTACCAACTATTATGCTGGAATAGATTTTGACGAAGGTTCTTTTGATTTATACGGAGAACTGGCTATTGCTGATGGATATATGAAAGGGTCTTTTAAACCCATACTTAAAAATGCAAAATTAATAGGTAAAGACGATGGATTTCTACAAACCCTTTGGGAAGGATTTGTGGGCTTCTTTAAATTTGTTCTAAAAAATCATAAGAAAGATACTCTAGCTACTAAAATACCAGTAGAAGGAGACCTAAACAATGTGAAAACAAAGATTTGGCCAACAGTCACTAGAATATTCAGAAATGCATGGATTCAGGCTTATAAGGATGTTGTAGATGATGATTTAAATTATCAAGACGCCACTGAAGGGGCTGATAAGTTAAATAACAAAAAATCTAAAAAGCAATAA
- a CDS encoding dicarboxylate/amino acid:cation symporter, which produces MRKLELHWQILIGMLAGVLFALAMVQLDWGPKFISDWIKPFGNIFINSLKLIAVPLILGSLIKGVSDLKDISKLSQMGGRTIGIYIATTVIAVTIGLGVVNIVKPGSSISEATRTELVENYKGDADAIKSKADKQKEAGPLQALEDLVPSNIFAAASDNGNMLQVIFFAIFFGIGLILIPEEQATPVKKFFDGFNEVILKMIDLIMLAAPFGVFALLAALVVESPSLDLFKALAWYAFCVVLGLSLMLGVYLLLVWVFTKTSPNTFMKGMSPAQLLAFSTSSSAATLPVTMERVEEHLGVDEEVTSFVLPIGATINMDGTSLYQAIAAVFIAQAFGMDLSLSAQLGIIVTATLASIGSAAVPGAGMVMLVIVLAQAGIPEAGLALIFAVDRPLDMCRTVINVSGDATVSMMVAKSVGKLHEPKIKNWDDNYKK; this is translated from the coding sequence ATGAGGAAGCTTGAGTTGCATTGGCAAATTCTAATAGGAATGTTAGCGGGAGTTTTATTTGCTTTAGCCATGGTTCAATTAGATTGGGGACCAAAATTCATTTCAGATTGGATCAAACCTTTTGGTAATATTTTCATCAATTCATTAAAGCTAATTGCCGTTCCTCTTATTTTAGGCTCATTGATAAAAGGAGTATCTGATCTTAAGGATATCTCTAAACTTTCTCAAATGGGTGGTCGTACTATTGGTATCTATATCGCTACCACGGTTATTGCCGTTACTATTGGTTTAGGTGTTGTAAACATTGTAAAACCAGGATCTTCAATAAGTGAGGCAACACGTACCGAATTAGTTGAAAATTACAAAGGTGATGCAGATGCAATTAAAAGTAAAGCAGATAAACAAAAAGAAGCCGGACCATTACAGGCTTTAGAAGACTTGGTACCAAGTAATATTTTTGCGGCAGCTTCTGACAATGGTAATATGTTACAGGTTATATTCTTCGCTATATTCTTTGGAATTGGACTAATACTTATACCTGAAGAACAAGCCACGCCCGTAAAGAAATTCTTTGACGGCTTCAATGAGGTGATTCTGAAAATGATAGACCTTATCATGTTAGCAGCGCCATTTGGTGTTTTTGCATTATTGGCAGCTTTAGTGGTAGAATCACCTAGTCTAGATTTATTTAAGGCATTGGCATGGTATGCTTTCTGTGTTGTTTTGGGTCTATCGTTAATGTTAGGTGTATACCTACTCTTGGTTTGGGTATTTACTAAAACATCTCCGAATACATTTATGAAAGGTATGTCACCGGCTCAACTTCTAGCATTTTCAACGAGTTCAAGTGCTGCAACCTTGCCAGTAACCATGGAAAGGGTAGAGGAGCATTTAGGTGTAGATGAAGAGGTAACAAGTTTTGTGTTGCCAATTGGTGCCACTATAAACATGGACGGTACTAGTTTATATCAAGCCATTGCTGCTGTATTTATAGCGCAGGCGTTTGGTATGGATTTAAGTTTATCTGCACAATTGGGAATTATCGTTACCGCTACCTTGGCTTCAATTGGTAGTGCTGCCGTACCAGGTGCTGGTATGGTAATGCTAGTTATAGTACTCGCTCAAGCAGGTATACCTGAGGCTGGTTTAGCATTAATATTTGCTGTAGATAGACCGTTAGATATGTGCAGAACGGTTATAAACGTATCTGGAGATGCAACTGTCTCCATGATGGTGGCGAAATCTGTAGGTAAGTTGCATGAACCTAAAATTAAGAATTGGGATGACAATTATAAAAAGTAA
- the aroC gene encoding chorismate synthase — protein MAGNTFGNIFRVSTFGESHGKAIGGVIDGCPSEIELDFDAIQNDLNRRKPGQSAIVTQRKEPDEVEFYSGIFEGKTTGTPIGFAIHNTNQKSKDYGHIKDSYRPSHADYVYDKKYGFRDYRGGGRSSARETASRVVAGAIAKQFLKGVEIQAFVSQVGDMNLGKHYTELDLSLTETNDVRCPDPEMAAKMEEYIKSIKKDGDTIGGIITCVAKNVPIGLGEPVFDKLHAELGKAMLSINAVKGFEYGSGFEGVKMKGSEHNDQFNNDGSTKTNYSGGIQGGISNGMDIYFNVAFKPVATVIQGYETIDKEGNTIKTQGKGRHDPCVVPRAVPIVEAMTALVLADYTLLNRTIKL, from the coding sequence ATTGGAGGAGTTATAGATGGCTGTCCATCAGAAATAGAATTAGATTTCGATGCCATACAGAATGATCTTAATCGTCGTAAGCCAGGGCAATCAGCTATAGTTACCCAGAGAAAAGAGCCAGATGAAGTAGAGTTTTATTCAGGAATATTTGAAGGTAAAACTACGGGGACACCAATTGGCTTTGCTATTCATAATACAAATCAAAAATCTAAAGATTACGGACATATAAAAGATTCGTACAGACCATCGCATGCAGATTACGTGTATGATAAGAAATATGGTTTTAGAGATTACCGTGGTGGCGGTAGAAGTTCTGCGCGTGAAACGGCAAGTAGAGTAGTGGCAGGTGCTATTGCGAAGCAGTTTTTGAAAGGTGTAGAAATCCAAGCTTTTGTGTCTCAAGTAGGAGATATGAATTTAGGTAAGCATTATACTGAATTAGATTTATCGTTAACAGAAACTAATGATGTACGTTGTCCTGATCCAGAAATGGCAGCAAAGATGGAGGAATATATCAAATCTATTAAAAAAGACGGCGATACCATTGGCGGTATTATTACATGTGTAGCCAAAAATGTACCGATTGGTTTAGGAGAACCAGTTTTTGATAAACTTCATGCCGAATTAGGTAAGGCAATGTTGTCTATAAATGCTGTAAAAGGCTTTGAGTATGGTAGCGGTTTTGAAGGTGTTAAGATGAAAGGCAGTGAACACAACGACCAGTTTAATAATGATGGTTCTACAAAAACCAACTATAGTGGTGGTATTCAAGGTGGAATAAGCAACGGAATGGATATCTATTTTAACGTAGCTTTTAAGCCCGTAGCAACCGTAATTCAAGGTTACGAAACAATTGATAAAGAGGGTAATACCATTAAAACTCAGGGTAAGGGAAGACATGATCCTTGTGTGGTTCCAAGAGCAGTGCCCATCGTTGAAGCCATGACCGCATTGGTTTTGGCAGATTACACCTTATTGAACAGGACCATTAAATTATAG